CCGCCCCGCTTCTCGGTGGTGATCTGCGTCTACACGGAGGAGCGCTGGGGGGACATCCTCGCCGCCGTCGACTCCGTCCGGAAACAGTCGCCGGCCCCGCTGGAGACCCTGCTCGTCGTCGACCACAACGAGCGGCTCCTGGACCGGCTCACCGAGGAGTACGCGGACGCGCGCCGGGACGGGGAGGTGCGGGTGCTCGCCAACGCGGGCCCCCGCGGCCTCTCCGCCGGCCGCAACACCGGCATCGCCGCCGCCCGCGGCGACGTCGTCGCCTTCCTCGACGACGACGCCGTGGCCGAGCACGACTGGCTCCACCACTTCGCCGCCGGCTACACGGACCCGGCGGTCGTCGCCGTCGGCGGGCGCACCCTGCCCGCCTGGGCCTCCGGCCGCCGCCCCGTCTGGTTCCCCGAGGAGTTCGACTGGGTCGTCGGCTGCACCTACCGGGGGCTGCCGCCCGGCCGGGTACGGGTCCGCAACGTGCTCGGCGGCAACGCCTCCTTCCGCCGCTCCGCCTTCGACGCGGCGGGCGGCTTCGCCACCGGCATCGGCCGCGACGGCGACCGGCGGCCGCTCGGCTGCGAGGAGACCGAGCTGTGCATCCGGCTCGCGAACGCGGTGCCGGGCGCGGTCCTGCTCATCGACGACCGCGCGGTCATCCACCACAAGGTCCCCGCCGTCCGCGAGCGCTTCGCCTACTTCCGCACCCGCGTCTACGCCGAGGGCCTCTCCAAGGCGCTCGTCGCCCAGAGCGTCGGCGCGGGCAAGGGCCTGGAGTCCGAACGGCGCTACACCAGCCGGGTGCTGCCCGCCGGAGTGCTGCGCGGGGTGCGGGACGCCCTGCTCGGCAGGCCGGGCGGCGCCGGCCGGGCCGGGGCCATCGTCACGGGCGTGGCGCTCGCCGCCGCCGGCTACGCCCTCGGCACCCTCCGCGCCCGCCGCGGCCGCTCCCCCGCCTTCTCCTGGGGCCCGATCACCCCGGAGGGCGTACCCCGGGAGACCGGCGCGCCGGAGAAGAAGGGAGCGGCCGCGTGAGCGGGAACGCCGCGCACGCGGGCCGCGAGGGGGCGGTCGGCCGCGCGGGCGCCGACGAGGCCGGCCCGCCCGCGCCCGTGCCGATCCTCATGTACCACGCGGTCGCGCCCGATCCGGCGCCCGCGACGCTCGGGCTCTCCGTGACGCCCGACGCATTCACCGCGCAGATGGCGGAGGTGGCGCGGCGGGGCTTCACGCCGGTCACCACCGCCGCGCTCGCCGCCGCCTGGCGGACCGGCGCCGGGCTGCCCGCCCGTCCCGTGCTCGTCACCTTCGACGACGGCTACGAGGGCGTGCACCGGTACGCCCTGCCGGTGCTCGCCCGGCACTCCTTCACCAGCACCGTCTTCGTCACGAGCGGCTGGCTGCCCGGCCGGCACGCCACCGGCGGCGCCCTCGACACCATGCTCTCCTGGGGGCAGGTGCGCGAACTGGCCGCCGCCGGAACCGAGATCGGCGGGCACAGCCACAGCCACCCGCAGCTGGACCAGCTCGACGCGCGGCGGCTGCGCTTCGAGGCGCTGCGCTGCCGGGAGCTGGTCGGCGAGGAACTCGGCACCGCGCCGGACTCCTTCGCCTACCCGTACGGCTACTCCAGCCGGCGGGTGCGCGCCGCCGTCCGGGAGGCCGGCTTCGGCCAGGCGCTCGCGGTCGGCAACGCGCTCGCCCGCCGCCGCCAGGGGCCGTACGCCCTGGAACGGGTGACCGTACGCCGCTCCACCACCGTCGAGCAGTTCGGCCGGCTCCTCGAAGGGACCTCCCTCGCCCGGGACTTCGCCGTCGACCGGGCCCTGACGAAGGGGTACGCGCTCGCCCGCCGGGCCCGCGGCGCGGTGCGCGGGCACTGGATCTGACCCCGGCAAAACCCGGTGCGCGGCCCGGCCGGTTGGCGGATCATGGCGGCATGCCAGAGACCCCCGCCGTACCGTCCGGGCCGCGCGAGGCACTGCCGGTCGTGGTCAACCTCGACGACAGCGACTCGCCGAGCGACGTGATGGACGCGCTCTTCCTCGACCGGTTCGCCACCGGGGCGCAGCCCCACGCGCACGGCCTCACCCTGGACCGGGCCCGGCCCGACGCGACCCTGCTGCCGCCGGGCGCCCGGGTGCTGTGGGGGTCCAAGGAGGAGGACCGCAGCTCGGTGCTGGCCGAGGGCGAGGGCTGGACGATCCTTGCCTCCCGCTGGAAGCACCGCGCCGACGTGACCGTGACGGCGACCGACGCCGAACTCGCCGCCCGGATCCTCGCCGAGGCCACCGACGGCGCCAAGGACGAGCCCGAGCCGGAGCCCGAGGACGTCACCATGGGGTTCTGGTACCTGGCGCCGCAGCGCGGCCCGCGCCGGATGACCCGCCGTATCAGCGCCGACACCTGGGAGGAGGCGCGCCCCCACTACACGGCACCGGTGGCCGAGGCGATGGACCGGCTGATGAAGCTGACGCCGGAGGACGTCACCGGACGGCTCCTGCTGCTGCACGGCCCGCCCGGCACCGGCAAGACCTCCGCGCTGCGGACCCTCGCCCGGTCCTGGCAGGAGTGGTGCCAGGTGGACTGCGTGCTCGACCCCGAACGGCTCTTCAACGACATCGGGTACCTGATGGACATCGCCATCGGAGAGGACGACGGCACGGAGAAGGAGCGGTGGCGGCTGCTGCTCCTGGAGGACTGCGACGAGCTGATCCGGGGCGGAGCGAAGGAGGCCACCGGCCAGGCGCTCTCCCGGCTGCTCAATCTGACGGACGGTCTGCTCGGCCAGGGCCGCAACGTGCTGGTGGGACTGACGACCAACGAGGACCTGGAGCGGCTGCACCCGGCCATCGTGCGTCCCGGCCGCTGTCTGGCGCGGATCGAGGTCGGACCGCTCAGCCGGGCCGAGTCGGTGGCGTGGCTGGGCCGCGAGGACGGGGTTCCGGCGGACGGCGCCACGCTGGCGGAGCTCTTCGCGCTGCGGCGCGGCGCCTCCCCCGCCGAGCTGCCGGACCAGCGGACCCCGGCCGCCGGGCTGTATCTGTGAGGGCGACGGTCCGCCGGCGGCTTCCGCCGCCGGCGAACCGTTCCGCGGTCACTCGGAGTCGTACGCGGCCCTCAGCGCGTCCCGTACGGCCCCCTCGGCCTCGTCCCGGGTGAGTCCCAGGCGGTACGCCTCCTCGGCGTACTGCGCGGCGGCCGAGGCGGCCCTGCGGCTGGCGGCGTCACCGGCCGCGGCGACGAAGGTGCCGTGCCGGCCCCGGGTCTCGATGACCCCGTCGGACTCCAGCGCCTTGTACGCCTTGGCGACCGTGTTCGCGGCGAGCCCCAGCTGCTCCGCGAGTCCCCGGACCGTCGGCAGCTTGTACCCGACCGGGAGTCTGCCCGACCGGGCGCGCTCCGAGATCTGGGCACGCAGCTGTTCGTAGGGTGCGGTGGTGGACTGGTGGTCCACGGCGAGTGTCAGTGTCACCC
The Streptomyces roseofulvus genome window above contains:
- a CDS encoding glycosyltransferase family 2 protein — protein: MSDRPAPPRFSVVICVYTEERWGDILAAVDSVRKQSPAPLETLLVVDHNERLLDRLTEEYADARRDGEVRVLANAGPRGLSAGRNTGIAAARGDVVAFLDDDAVAEHDWLHHFAAGYTDPAVVAVGGRTLPAWASGRRPVWFPEEFDWVVGCTYRGLPPGRVRVRNVLGGNASFRRSAFDAAGGFATGIGRDGDRRPLGCEETELCIRLANAVPGAVLLIDDRAVIHHKVPAVRERFAYFRTRVYAEGLSKALVAQSVGAGKGLESERRYTSRVLPAGVLRGVRDALLGRPGGAGRAGAIVTGVALAAAGYALGTLRARRGRSPAFSWGPITPEGVPRETGAPEKKGAAA
- a CDS encoding polysaccharide deacetylase family protein, whose protein sequence is MYHAVAPDPAPATLGLSVTPDAFTAQMAEVARRGFTPVTTAALAAAWRTGAGLPARPVLVTFDDGYEGVHRYALPVLARHSFTSTVFVTSGWLPGRHATGGALDTMLSWGQVRELAAAGTEIGGHSHSHPQLDQLDARRLRFEALRCRELVGEELGTAPDSFAYPYGYSSRRVRAAVREAGFGQALAVGNALARRRQGPYALERVTVRRSTTVEQFGRLLEGTSLARDFAVDRALTKGYALARRARGAVRGHWI
- a CDS encoding DUF5925 domain-containing protein; the encoded protein is MPETPAVPSGPREALPVVVNLDDSDSPSDVMDALFLDRFATGAQPHAHGLTLDRARPDATLLPPGARVLWGSKEEDRSSVLAEGEGWTILASRWKHRADVTVTATDAELAARILAEATDGAKDEPEPEPEDVTMGFWYLAPQRGPRRMTRRISADTWEEARPHYTAPVAEAMDRLMKLTPEDVTGRLLLLHGPPGTGKTSALRTLARSWQEWCQVDCVLDPERLFNDIGYLMDIAIGEDDGTEKERWRLLLLEDCDELIRGGAKEATGQALSRLLNLTDGLLGQGRNVLVGLTTNEDLERLHPAIVRPGRCLARIEVGPLSRAESVAWLGREDGVPADGATLAELFALRRGASPAELPDQRTPAAGLYL
- a CDS encoding GntR family transcriptional regulator, with product MTLTLAVDHQSTTAPYEQLRAQISERARSGRLPVGYKLPTVRGLAEQLGLAANTVAKAYKALESDGVIETRGRHGTFVAAAGDAASRRAASAAAQYAEEAYRLGLTRDEAEGAVRDALRAAYDSE